In Euphorbia lathyris chromosome 9, ddEupLath1.1, whole genome shotgun sequence, the following are encoded in one genomic region:
- the LOC136205987 gene encoding actin-depolymerizing factor 2-like translates to MANAASGMAVHDECKLKFLELKAKRTYRSIIFKIEEKQKQVIVEKLGDPTQSYEEFAASIPADECRYAVYDFDFVTEENCQKSRIFFIAWAPDTARVRSKMIYASSKDRFKRELDGIQVELQATDPTEMGLDVFKSRAN, encoded by the exons ATG GCCAACGCTGCATCTGGCATGGCAGTCCATGATGAATGCAAACTGAAGTTCTTGGAGCTCAAGGCGAAGAGAACCTACCGTTCCATAATTTTCAAGATTGAGGAGAAGcaaaagcaagtcattgtggagaAGCTTGGTGATCCAACACAAAGCTACGAGGAATTTGCAGCTAGTATTCCTGCTGATGAATGCCGATATGCTGtgtatgattttgattttgtcaCAGAAGAGAATTGCCAAAAGAGCAGAATATTCTTCATAGCATG GGCCCCTGACACAGCAAGGGTCAGAAGCAAGATGATCTATGCCAGCTCCAAAGACAGATTTAAGAGAGAGCTTGATGGAATTCAGGTTGAATTGCAGGCAACTGATCCAACTGAGATGGGGCTTGATGTGTTTAAAAGCCGCGCCAATTAA
- the LOC136205443 gene encoding ABC transporter I family member 10 isoform X2, with the protein MQKWCNLQQQIELPTIFRPSTRISPLRSTPVDRSNSTKNFAIEGTNLSFSFKTKQGKLVPIIRDCSLRVPSGQLWMLLGPNGSGKSTLLKVVMPTVEGDVSFGLGKFNLTEDEVRKRVSKALDSVGMSTYTQRPVQTLSGGQKQRVAIAGALAEACKVLLLDELTTFLDQNDQIGVIKAVKNSVSGSGEMTALWVTHRLEELEYADGAFYMENGRVVKRGNGSTIMEFINATQSSYINLINS; encoded by the exons atgcaaaaatggtgTAATCTGCAACAGCAAATAGAGCTTCCGACTATCTTTCGTCCCTCTACTCGTATTTCCCCTCTTCGCTCCACTCCAGTTGATAG GAGTAACAGCACTAAGAACTTTGCGATAGAAGGTACGAATCTCAGCTTCTCATTCAAaacaaaacaaggaaaattagTTCCCATTATTAGGGACTGCTCCCTACGGGTTCCATCTGGTCAGCTTTGGATGCTTCTTGGACCCAATGGCTCTGGAAAATCTACCCTTTTAAAG GTTGTTATGCCTACAGTAGAAGGGGATGTGTCGTTTGGCCTTGGTAAATTCAATCTAACAGAGGATGAAGTTAGGAAAAGGGTGTCAAAAGCACTGGATTCTGTGGGCATGTCAACCTACACGCAA AGGCCAGTTCAAACTCTGAGTGGTGGTCAAAAGCAAAGGGTTGCCATAGCTGGTGCTCTAGCTGAAGCATGCAAGGTGCTTTTGTTGGATGAACTGACTACATTCTTGGACCAGAATGACCAG ATTGGGGTGATTAAAGCAGTGAAGAATAGTGTGAGTGGCTCTGGTGAAATGACTGCATTGTGGGTGACCCATCGACTGGAGGAACTCGAGTATGCAGATGGTGCTTTTTATATGGAAAATGGGAGAGTTGTGAAGCGTGGCAATGGATCAACCATAATGGAGTTCATAAATGCCACACAATCTTCTTACATCAACCTTATTAATTCTTGA
- the LOC136205443 gene encoding ABC transporter I family member 10 isoform X1, translated as MQKWCNLQQQIELPTIFRPSTRISPLRSTPVDRSNSTKNFAIEGTNLSFSFKTKQGKLVPIIRDCSLRVPSGQLWMLLGPNGSGKSTLLKILAGLLLPTNGALYVQGPKSFVFQNPDHQVVMPTVEGDVSFGLGKFNLTEDEVRKRVSKALDSVGMSTYTQRPVQTLSGGQKQRVAIAGALAEACKVLLLDELTTFLDQNDQIGVIKAVKNSVSGSGEMTALWVTHRLEELEYADGAFYMENGRVVKRGNGSTIMEFINATQSSYINLINS; from the exons atgcaaaaatggtgTAATCTGCAACAGCAAATAGAGCTTCCGACTATCTTTCGTCCCTCTACTCGTATTTCCCCTCTTCGCTCCACTCCAGTTGATAG GAGTAACAGCACTAAGAACTTTGCGATAGAAGGTACGAATCTCAGCTTCTCATTCAAaacaaaacaaggaaaattagTTCCCATTATTAGGGACTGCTCCCTACGGGTTCCATCTGGTCAGCTTTGGATGCTTCTTGGACCCAATGGCTCTGGAAAATCTACCCTTTTAAAG ATCCTAGCTGGTCTTTTACTCCCAACTAATGGGGCATTGTATGTACAAGGACCTAAGAGCTTTGTTTTTCAAAATCCCGACCATCAG GTTGTTATGCCTACAGTAGAAGGGGATGTGTCGTTTGGCCTTGGTAAATTCAATCTAACAGAGGATGAAGTTAGGAAAAGGGTGTCAAAAGCACTGGATTCTGTGGGCATGTCAACCTACACGCAA AGGCCAGTTCAAACTCTGAGTGGTGGTCAAAAGCAAAGGGTTGCCATAGCTGGTGCTCTAGCTGAAGCATGCAAGGTGCTTTTGTTGGATGAACTGACTACATTCTTGGACCAGAATGACCAG ATTGGGGTGATTAAAGCAGTGAAGAATAGTGTGAGTGGCTCTGGTGAAATGACTGCATTGTGGGTGACCCATCGACTGGAGGAACTCGAGTATGCAGATGGTGCTTTTTATATGGAAAATGGGAGAGTTGTGAAGCGTGGCAATGGATCAACCATAATGGAGTTCATAAATGCCACACAATCTTCTTACATCAACCTTATTAATTCTTGA
- the LOC136206061 gene encoding pentatricopeptide repeat-containing protein At3g53700, chloroplastic has protein sequence MAFSSCLKCSYPWFLPHPHHSFSFSYKPISNSTRSFASTYQYSSELAIKSSVSNSILLSPDFTPDQLLHTLRRQNDETAALRLFDWASKQPNFKPDSSIYEEILRKLGKVGSFNSMKDVLQEMKRSGCEIDRGILLIFVESYTKFELYDEILGIVENMEVEFGIEPDTYLFNFLLNVLVDGNKLKLVETAHSNMVSRGIKPDVSTFNILIKALCRAHQIRPAILMMEEMPSYGLSPDEKTFTTLMQGFIEEGNLDGALRLKEQMASVGCVASHVTVNVLVHGFCKEGKLEEAFKFIDEMSDEGFCPDKLTFNTVVNGLCKAGHVKHALEVMDMMLQEGFDPDLYTYNILISGLCKMGEVEEAVEIIDQMVSRDCSPNTVTYNTLISTLCKENRVEEATKLAHALTNKGILPDVCTFNSLIQGLCLTRNYTVALELFKDMKNQGCQPDEFTYNMLIDSLCCRGQLKEALVLLKEMESSGCARNVITYNTLIDGFCKSKKIAEAEEIFDQMELHGVSRNSITYNTLIDGLSKSRRVEEAAQLMDQMIMEGLKPDKFTYNSMLTHFCREGDIKKAADIVQTMTSNGCEPDIVTYGTLIGGLCKAGRVEVANRLLRSLKIKGMVLTPHAYNPVIQALFRQKRNKEAMRLFREMEKTAATPDALSYKIVFRGLCNSGGPIGEAVDFVIEMTEKGYVPEFSSFYMLAEGLSALAMEETLIKLVDIVMEKAKFTENEVRMVRGFIKIRKFQDALATLGGILERRRPKKGYR, from the coding sequence ATGGCTTTCTCTTCGTGCCTCAAGTGCTCCTACCCTTGGTTTCTACCTCACCCACatcattctttctctttctcttacAAACCCATCTCCAATTCCACTCGTTCTTTCGCTTCCACATACCAATACTCTTCGGAACTCGCTATCAAATCGTCTGTCTCCAATTCAATCCTTCTCTCTCCGGACTTCACTCCAGATCAGCTGCTTCATACTCTTCGTCGCCAAAACGATGAAACCGCCGCTCTTCGCTTGTTTGATTGGGCATCCAAGCAGCCCAATTTCAAGCCAGATTCATCAATTTACGAGGAAATCCTTCGTAAACTTGGCAAAGTCGGTTCCTTTAATTCTATGAAGGACGTCTTGCAAGAGATGAAGCGTTCTGGTTGCGAGATTGATAGAGGTATTTTGTTGATTTTCGTAGAAAGTTATACCAAGTTTGAATTATACGATGAAATTCTTGGAATTGTTGAAAATATGGAAGTAGAATTCGGGATAGAACCAGACACttatctttttaatttcttgTTGAATGTGCTTGTTGATGGGAACAAGCTGAAATTAGTTGAAACTGCGCATTCTAACATGGTTAGCAGAGGAATTAAGCCGGATGTTTCGacttttaatattttgataaaagctTTGTGTAGAGCTCATCAAATTAGGCCTGCCATTTTGATGATGGAGGAGATGCCAAGCTATGGTTTATCTCCTGATGAGAAAACATTCACTACTCTAATGCAGGGTTTTATTGAGGAAGGAAATCTTGATGGTGCTCTGAGACTGAAAGAACAAATGGCGAGTGTAGGATGTGTTGCTTCCCATGTAACTGTCAATGTTTTGGTTCATGGATTCTGCAAAGAGGGAAAACTTGAAGAAGCATTCAAGTTTATTGATGAGATGTCGGATGAAGGGTTTTGTCCGGATAAGCTTACGTTTAATACCGTTGTGAATGGATTGTGCAAGGCTGGACATGTTAAGCATGCTTTAGAAGTTATGGATATGATGCTTCAGGAGGGTTTTGATCCCGATCTATATACATACAACATTTTGATTTCGGGGTTGTGTAAAATGGGTGAAGTAGAAGAGGCAGTAGAGATCATTGATCAAATGGTTTCGAGGGACTGTTCTCCAAACACAGTTACTTACAACACGCTTATTAGTACTTTGTGCAAGGAGAATCGAGTAGAAGAGGCTACGAAACTGGCTCATGCTCTTACTAACAAGGGTATATTACCTGATGTTTGTACCTTTAATTCTCTCATACAAGGTCTGTGTTTGACACGGAATTATACTGTTGCGTTGGAACTTTTTAAGGATATGAAGAATCAAGGATGCCAACCTGATGAGTTCACCTACAATATGTTGATTGACAGTCTTTGTTGTAGAGGGCAATTGAAGGAAGCTTTAGTCTTGCTTAAAGAAATGGAATCTAGCGGCTGTGCACGAAATGTGATAACGTATAATACATTAATTGATGGGTTCTGTAAAAGCAAGAAGATTGCAGAAGCAGAGGAGATCTTTGACCAGATGGAACTTCACGGAGTTTCGAGAAATTCTATTACCTACAATACCCTTATTGATGGTCTTTCTAAGAGCAGGAGGGTGGAAGAAGCTGCTCAACTAATGGACCAGATGATCATGGAAGGGTTGAAGCCAGACAAATTCACCTACAATTCTATGCTTACTCACTTCTGCCGGGAGGGAGATATTAAGAAAGCAGCCGATATTGTCCAAACCATGACTTCCAATGGATGTGAACCGGATATTGTCACGTACGGTACCCTGATTGGGGGGCTGTGCAAGGCGGGTAGAGTTGAGGTAGCAAATAGACTCCTTAGATCCCTTAAGATAAAAGGCATGGTTCTAACTCCTCATGCTTATAACCCTGTAATTCAAGCACTGTTTAgacagaaacggaataaagaaGCTATGAGGCTCTTCAGAGAAATGGAGAAAACGGCTGCAACTCCGGACGCGTTGTCCTACAAGATTGTTTTCCGGGGGCTGTGCAACTCGGGAGGACCAATTGGTGAAGCTGTTGATTTTGTGATTGAGATGACAGAGAAGGGGTATGTACCGGAGTTCTCTTCATTCTATATGCTTGCTGAGGGACTATCTGCTTTAGCAATGGAAGAAACATTGATTAAGCTTGTTGATATAGTGATGGAGAAAGCAAAATTCACAGAAAATGAAGTGAGAATGGTAAGGGGTTTTATCAAAATCCGGAAGTTCCAAGATGCATTGGCTACTCTTGGAGGTATTCTGGAGAGAAGAAGACCAAAGAAAGGTTACAGATGA